The Brachyhypopomus gauderio isolate BG-103 chromosome 2, BGAUD_0.2, whole genome shotgun sequence genome contains a region encoding:
- the mlycd gene encoding malonyl-CoA decarboxylase, mitochondrial, whose amino-acid sequence MTSTHLGASLCTFTKTWRHLRVLTPVQKISVWNNRSVGAWSSAVGHDHRRNMEEMLRRTVVPLPTYETREKTPPPADSCNMEFMNFYRNLGKDQKLLFLEILSKDFGVDHRGAADLAVKLVDTQHRDLATVLQVEDRLRYSLTPTYRHLLGSISRVDGGVKFLVDLRADVLDITSSKVTDSPHMRDLNSTLKSLLSEWFSVGLLQLERITWQSPCELLQKISQYEAVHPVRNWTDIKRRVGPYRRCYAFTHASMPGEPLVVLHVALTQHISDNIQSIVREFATLDAVEDTQKIKSAVFYSITSTQAGLHGVELGNYLIKRVVRELQSEFPHMAEFSSLSPVPGFTAWLQGFLSQHRKEGRASELLSEQEWREVEEVTGAAPGPPALDALRAVLTSADWLRSDRLTHTLKPVLLRLCAWYLYGEKRRGYALNPVANFHLHNGATLWRLNWLADISPRGMASSCGIMVNYRYYLQETSTNSASYLQNKVITASEQVLGLVSQFQKNSKL is encoded by the exons ATGACGTCCACGCACTTAGGGGCTTCTCTGTGTACGTTTACAAAGACCTGGCGACATCTCCGCGTTTTAACGCCCGTCCAGAAGATCAGTGTGTGGAATAATCGAAGCGTCGGTGCATGGTCGTCTGCTGTGGGGCACGATCACAGGAGGAACATGGAGGAGATGCTGCGGAGGACCGTGGTGCCGCTGCCCACCTACGAGACCAGGGAGAAGACCCCGCCACCCGCCGACTCCTGCAACATGGAGTTCATGAACTTCTACAGAAATCTGGGGAAGGACCAGAAGTTGCTGTTTCTAGAAATCCTGTCGAAGGACTTCGGGGTGGATCACAGAGGAGCCGCGGATCTGGCGGTGAAGCTGGTGGACACACAGCACCGGGACCTGGCGACAGTACTGCAGGTGGAGGACCGACTGCGCTACAGCTTGACGCCCACGTACAGACACCTGCTCGGCAGCATCAGTCGGGTGGACGGCGGGGTGAAGTTTTTGGTGGACCTGCGTGCCGACGTGCTCGACATCACGTCTTCTAAAGTTACAGACAGTCCGCACATGAGG gACCTTAACAGCACTCTAAAGAGCCTTTTGTCTGAGTGGTTTTCCGTTGGGCTACTTCAGCTGGAGAGAATCACCTGGCAGTCCCCCTGTGAGCTCCTTCAGAAGATCAGCCA GTATGAGGCCGTCCACCCGGTCCGCAACTGGACAGACATCAAGCGCAGAGTCGGCCCCTACCGTCGCTGCTACGCCTTCACCCACGCCTCCATGCCCGGGGAGCCTCTGGTGGTCCTGCACGTGGCCCTCACGCAGCACATCTCTGACAACATCCAG AGTATCGTGCGAGAATTTGCAACTCTGGATGCAGTGGAGGACACGCAGAAGATCAAAAGCGCCGTATTCTattccatcacctccacccaggcTGGCCTGCATGGGGTGGAGCTCGGCAACTACCTCATCAAGAGGGTGGTGCGCGAACTGCAG AGCGAGTTTCCCCACATGGCCGAGTTCTCCAGCCTGTCCCCCGTCCCCGGGTTCACGGCCTGGCTGCAGGGCTTCCTCAGCCAGCACAGGAAGGAGGGCCGTGCTAGCGAGCTCCTCTCCGAGCAggagtggagggaggtggaggaggtgacgGGGGCAGCGCCTGGTCCTCCCGCCCTGGACGCCCTCCGAGCCGTCCTCACGTCTGCCGATTGGCTACGCTCCGACCGGCTGACGCACACGCTGAAGCCCGTCCTGCTGCGTCTGTGCGCCTGGTACCTGTACGGGGAGAAGAGGCGTGGCTACGCCCTCAACCCCGTGGCCAACTTCCACCTGCACAACGGCGCCACCTTGTGGCGGCTCAACTGGCTTGCTGACATCAGCCCCAGGGGCATGGCCAGTTCCTGTGGCATCATGGTCAACTACCGTTACTACTTGCAAGAGACCAGCACCAACAGCGCCTCCTACCTGC